The following DNA comes from Rosa rugosa chromosome 5, drRosRugo1.1, whole genome shotgun sequence.
TAGGAATAAGCATTAGTAACAAAGTAACCATGACAATGTTAGAGGTATAGAAAAAACTCATCCTAACATATTCAGAAAGTATCCAAGACCACCCTCTACGGGTTAGCCGTTGCCAGAagggaagaaaagagagagctCTCGCTCTAGCTCacatttttttattcaaaaatatatgtttatattAAGTTACACAAGAAATAGCAAAGCACAACATACACCACCAAGTAATTTCAGTAGTCATTCACAATATTTCTCCACCATAACCACTGCCATGAAGATTGGTCTTTATTCTTCCCTCCACGCCTGAAGCATATATTAATACAAATTATAGATGCATTTGCTAGCGATCAATCACATAATGCTGCAGGAACCGGACTCAtcggcagcagcagcagcatctCCAATGCTAACTTGGGACTTGAGTGATTTTATTGCTTCAAATACTGCCCTCTGAAAGAATAATTATCACCATACCGAATTAGTAAAATAACCATTGCTTCATCTCACAACTAATGAATAACACAAGTGAGGACTTGTTACTCTGTTACAGTAACAAGACCATAGAAAAACAATTGAACAAAACAGGCTGCAAATTAAGGTTAGAAAACTTACCCTTTTAGACCCAGATTGGCTAACTTGATTAGACTCAGCATCGAACTCAGACTCAGACTCAGAATCGCTCTTAGGAGAGCTTGGCTACATAAACAAATAGATTCGCTGTTATGATTACTCAAAGCAAAATTGTTGTATTAGAAATGAAAGGGAAGACTTGCTATTTTATACTAATAAGTACAAGACATTGATGCATTCGATCAACAACAAAATGCACATAGGATATATATCACAGCAGAATATTATCTTTTATCCAATACTAAACATTGCTTGTTGatcaatttcaaatttcttcGCGGCTGTCACATGTTCAGAGCTAAAGCTAAAGTTGTGACACCTTCGGTGATAGTATATGCCTTATGAATAATTAGAAGTATAAATTGCTCGAGTAATAAGAAAGCAAACTTACCATTTCAGACGGCCCAGATCGACTAAATTGATTGGAAACAGTTTTAAATCCACGACTAATTAGTTGAGCAGATTCTGCAGCGTTTACCTGTAAAAAAGTTAATTAATTCACCGTGACGTACGATTGATTACTAACATTACTAATAAATTAAGGGGTTGTCTAGAGTACttggatgtttatcatacactcatttacatctaattgaaccaaaattacaatttagttTAACCAAATTTACAATATTAAcaacaaagttatcacatttgttttacacatttacatataattgaaccaagttactacatcgacaacaatttgttcataaacttgtaaaaatatcgTAGATGGAGTAATTACCTGTAACagaactaaaattacccaaaaaataactctatttaccacaatgacaacaaaattgttgtcagatctgtaaatgagtgtatcacaTACATACAGGTACCGTAGAATTTCCCataaattaatatgattttctATTTCTGATATAAATTGTTCATATGTTACCTCATGATGATCATCTTCCGTTGGTGTTGTGGATTCACAAGCAGCCTTGGAACGCAGCAAGACGTAATTATCCAAAAAGCTGGCATGGTTGTGATCATACTTTCCATCGCGGTAGCAGGAGGTGCAGAGATCGAACGTTGCAGCTTCGTTGTTATGGAAACACTCAACGCAAGTAAAATACAGTCCGTTGAGAAAAGGGGAGGCCTTACATCCATGGCCGTCACAGAAAACCCCTCTCCCACTCTCCACGAGGTAGTAAAGAGTGATGAATTCGTTGAAATCCAACTTGCCGTCTCCGGTTTTGTCCAGCAACTTGAAGCAGCGCTTGATCTCGGAGCTGCCCAAACTCTGGCTGAACTCCTTGATGCTTATTGTGCCATTATCATTAGAATCCATTTCTTTAAATTTTTCAGATGCCTTCTGCTTTAGCTCATCTGATAAGTTCTGGTAATAAGCTAAAGCAGCGTTGTGTATTTCTTGCATGTCCATTTCTCACTCCTTATTTCTTTCTGTTCCTTTCGCGCTCTATAAATACAACACTAAAAAAATTTTGTCTACTGTAGAAGGCTTCTCTTAGAGTTCCGATTTCTGTAACCTGTAGGGTTAGTGTTCAACCCTACTGATATAATAGACAACTAGGTGGTACAATTTATAATGATGTTAACTATCAAACACGGTCTAAAGACTTTTTAACTATCAAATgcaaaccactgcaagtggcctagtggttcttgcctagttgggtgtgctccccaacctaggttcgaaccccgaagctgtcaaagtggtcaggcactgtgctgcaatgcacagttggagcatttcacatgcgccgaagaggtttatcttgggcctaggaagcctttgggttcctcttgacaaagtcaaaaaaaaaaaaaaaaaaaaaaaactatcaaaCGCACACCGTATTGTATAAAATGGCTAACCCCCATTTTAGTAATCGAGACTGATAAAATCGAAATCGGAAATTACTGAAAATGTTGATTTGATTTtagtaaataccgaatctactgattatctaaatattagctttatatactatagttttcaatacacatacatgtatattaagaaataaaaataaaaattttcatgaaacattactacattaatagtacatacATTTTAAGTAACCTGGTAAAAGATAGTTAAATAACTTAGTTTTATCGAAAATAGCTAAAACTTGATATCATatgtacaaaagaaagctataataaGTAGATGAATACAGAGTTTACGACTATAAAATTAGAAAACCTAGTATTGTTTCTTCTAATCTATATcacaaagaattagttgttctaaagttggtaataccaaAAAGCGAAATACCTAATTTAGTAGATATGAATAGAGGCCGAAAATGTTGGTTGATAATTGGtaactcaattttgaaaccaaaaactttggttttgaagttggtaatacttATAATCGATTCGAACTGACTGAGTGACAGCTCTAATTCTGATATGTTAAACCCTTAATGGAAAGAGATGGATGTAAAGACTAATTAATAAAAGACTTCATCCTCAGAGTCTTGAgatccagagagagagagagagatcacgCCATCCtttaaaaaagaaagataaacaAAAGGCTAAAATTTGAGATTAAAAAACGCTAATCCTAGTTTTGCCCAAAGACCAAGACTAATAATATTAGCCACTAACAAAAACTTGTATTgttgactaaaaaaaaaaaaaaaaacacgtttgtctgccaaaaatattctctcttctctccccaAATTCTAGAGCAACATGATATAGGTCTTGattatatattaatatatcaaTGCATTATCTTCGATGTGGTAGACTAACTTTTTCATGATGTATTAGCTTCTAGACTAGTACAACTCCATGTCCATCAGTAAGTTTGGTATTCTATGCATTTGCATATATGTGGAACGAA
Coding sequences within:
- the LOC133710652 gene encoding uncharacterized protein LOC133710652, which gives rise to MDMQEIHNAALAYYQNLSDELKQKASEKFKEMDSNDNGTISIKEFSQSLGSSEIKRCFKLLDKTGDGKLDFNEFITLYYLVESGRGVFCDGHGCKASPFLNGLYFTCVECFHNNEAATFDLCTSCYRDGKYDHNHASFLDNYVLLRSKAACESTTPTEDDHHEVNAAESAQLISRGFKTVSNQFSRSGPSEMPSSPKSDSESESEFDAESNQVSQSGSKRRAVFEAIKSLKSQVSIGDAAAAADESGSCSIM